A region from the Candidatus Methylomirabilis lanthanidiphila genome encodes:
- the kynA gene encoding Tryptophan 2,3-dioxygenase, translating to MPKDDDGFITDLTAQTSYGGYLCLDALLAAQRPRSTHHDEMLFIIQHQVAELWMKLMIHELEAAIAHVRADRLAPCFKILARVKQVQRQLFEQWSVLETLTPSEYVEFRGVLGPASGLQSYQFRAIEFLLGNKNARLIEVYRHDAPACERLTKLLASPSLYDEFLRYLARRGMPVPPERIERDWSQPYEKHSGVTAVFKTIYLNTQEFWAEYDMCEKLVDVEENFQLWRFRHVKTVERIIGFKPGTGGTTGVAFLRRTLETSLFPELVDVRTEIH from the coding sequence ATGCCTAAGGACGACGACGGCTTCATCACAGACCTCACCGCCCAGACTTCCTATGGCGGCTACCTCTGCCTCGATGCGCTACTTGCGGCGCAGCGCCCGCGCTCTACCCACCACGATGAGATGCTCTTCATTATCCAGCACCAGGTTGCCGAGCTGTGGATGAAGCTGATGATCCACGAACTCGAGGCCGCGATCGCGCACGTGCGCGCCGACCGCCTCGCGCCGTGCTTCAAGATCCTCGCGCGCGTGAAGCAGGTGCAGCGGCAGCTCTTCGAGCAGTGGTCGGTGCTCGAGACGCTCACACCCTCGGAATACGTCGAGTTCCGCGGCGTGCTGGGGCCGGCCTCGGGGCTGCAGTCCTACCAGTTCCGCGCCATCGAGTTCCTGCTCGGCAACAAGAACGCGCGCCTCATTGAAGTGTACCGCCACGATGCACCGGCCTGCGAGCGGCTCACGAAACTGCTCGCCTCGCCGAGCCTGTACGACGAGTTCCTGCGTTACCTCGCGCGCCGCGGCATGCCGGTGCCGCCCGAGCGGATCGAGCGAGACTGGTCGCAGCCCTACGAGAAGCATTCAGGCGTGACTGCCGTCTTCAAGACCATTTATCTGAACACGCAGGAGTTCTGGGCCGAGTACGACATGTGCGAGAAGCTCGTCGACGTCGAGGAGAACTTTCAGCTCTGGCGCTTCCGCCATGTGAAGACGGTCGAGCGCATTATCGGTTTCAAGCCGGGCACCGGCGGCACCACTGGCGTCGCCTTCCTGCGCCGGACCCTCGAGACATCGCTCTTTCCGGAGCTGGTGGATGTCCGCACCGAGATTCACTGA
- a CDS encoding 2-oxoisovalerate dehydrogenase subunit beta gives MEITYLEAIRQALWEEMDRDERVFMLGEDIGVYGGAFKVTKGFLDKFGPERVIDTPLSESAFVGAAIGAALMGMRPVVEMQFADFIACAFDQIVNMAAKHHYRIGEPVPLVIRAPYGGGLHAGPFHSQCPEAWFFHVAGLKLVAPSTPADAKGLLKAAIRDPNPVIYFEHKYLYRHVKGEVPEGDTIVPIGQAEVKKPGSTVTVITYGAMVQHSLAAAERLLSEGIDLEVVDLRTLQPLDMATIAASVKKTGRAMVVHEAPKTGGIGGEIVARIAEELFQYLDAPIARVAAPHIPVPFSPILEEAYLPNPDTIAGKARELAGF, from the coding sequence ATGGAGATCACGTATCTCGAAGCGATCCGCCAGGCGTTGTGGGAAGAAATGGACCGAGACGAGCGCGTCTTCATGCTTGGAGAGGATATCGGGGTCTACGGCGGCGCCTTCAAGGTAACTAAGGGATTCCTGGATAAGTTCGGGCCGGAGCGTGTCATCGACACGCCCCTGTCCGAGTCGGCGTTCGTCGGGGCGGCGATCGGCGCGGCGCTCATGGGGATGCGGCCGGTGGTTGAGATGCAATTCGCCGACTTCATCGCCTGCGCCTTTGACCAGATCGTGAACATGGCGGCCAAGCATCACTACCGTATCGGCGAACCGGTCCCCCTGGTGATTCGGGCCCCGTACGGCGGAGGCCTCCATGCGGGGCCGTTCCATTCCCAATGTCCGGAGGCGTGGTTTTTTCATGTGGCCGGCCTGAAACTTGTGGCGCCTTCCACCCCTGCCGATGCCAAAGGCCTGCTGAAGGCCGCCATCCGCGATCCCAACCCGGTCATCTACTTTGAGCACAAGTATCTCTATCGTCACGTCAAAGGCGAGGTGCCGGAGGGGGACACCATCGTGCCGATCGGCCAGGCCGAGGTAAAAAAACCGGGCAGTACCGTCACCGTGATCACCTATGGCGCCATGGTTCAGCACTCCCTCGCGGCGGCGGAGCGACTTCTGTCTGAAGGGATCGACCTGGAGGTGGTTGATCTCCGCACGCTTCAGCCGCTGGATATGGCCACGATCGCCGCCTCGGTCAAGAAGACCGGACGGGCGATGGTGGTGCATGAGGCGCCAAAGACCGGCGGCATTGGCGGCGAAATCGTCGCCCGAATCGCCGAGGAGCTGTTCCAGTATCTGGATGCCCCTATCGCCCGCGTCGCGGCCCCACATATCCCTGTCCCCTTCAGTCCCATACTGGAGGAGGCCTATCTGCCCAATCCTGACACGATCGCCGGCAAGGCGCGAGAACTGGCCGGCTTCTGA
- the kynU gene encoding Kynureninase, translating to MSAPRFTEEQLRRSVWPRFSRVLAREEIYLANHSLGRPPDRMAEDVRAALDVWYRDMDGAWQFWLQQQERFRELTATLVGASRADCIVPRTSAGQGLRAVLNALPGKPRVATSDGEFDSLDFILRVYREQGRIDLKMAPWRELGVAGADLVVLSSVMFRTGEVVENLPNLVRGAHAAGALVLLDVYHHAGALPLDLEALGVDFAVGGSYKYTRGGPGACWLYVRPGLAETMRTLDTGWFAKKDVFAYARPELPEYGRGGDAWLESTPSVLAPVQALAGLEFTLELGVERLREHNLAQKSRLASLLFERGVKAAGVGDAHGAFLTVAHPESGAIATQLHKKGVKVDARGEYLRICPDILNSDAQIEHAARLIGAAVNEH from the coding sequence ATGTCCGCACCGAGATTCACTGAGGAGCAGTTGCGACGCTCGGTGTGGCCGCGCTTCTCGCGCGTGCTCGCCAGGGAGGAGATCTACCTCGCCAACCACTCGCTCGGCCGGCCTCCCGACCGCATGGCCGAGGACGTGCGCGCGGCGCTCGACGTGTGGTACCGCGACATGGACGGCGCCTGGCAATTCTGGCTTCAGCAACAAGAACGATTTCGAGAACTCACGGCCACCCTGGTGGGCGCGTCGCGCGCCGACTGCATCGTCCCCAGGACCAGCGCCGGCCAGGGGCTGCGCGCGGTGCTGAACGCGCTGCCGGGTAAGCCGCGCGTCGCGACCAGCGACGGCGAGTTCGACTCGCTCGACTTCATCCTGCGCGTCTATCGCGAGCAGGGACGCATCGACCTCAAGATGGCGCCTTGGCGCGAGCTCGGCGTCGCGGGTGCGGATCTGGTCGTCCTGTCGAGCGTCATGTTCCGTACCGGCGAGGTCGTTGAGAACCTGCCGAACCTTGTGCGAGGCGCGCACGCCGCGGGCGCGCTGGTGCTGCTCGACGTCTACCACCACGCCGGCGCGCTGCCGCTCGATCTCGAAGCGCTCGGCGTCGATTTCGCGGTCGGCGGCTCGTACAAGTACACGCGAGGCGGGCCTGGCGCGTGCTGGCTCTACGTGCGCCCGGGGCTCGCCGAGACCATGCGCACGCTCGACACCGGCTGGTTCGCAAAGAAGGACGTCTTCGCCTACGCGCGGCCCGAGCTGCCGGAGTACGGCCGCGGCGGCGACGCGTGGCTCGAGTCGACGCCGTCGGTGCTCGCGCCGGTGCAGGCGCTCGCCGGTCTCGAGTTCACCCTCGAACTTGGCGTCGAGCGGCTGCGCGAGCACAACCTGGCGCAGAAGAGTCGGCTGGCCTCGCTCCTCTTCGAGCGGGGTGTCAAGGCTGCGGGCGTCGGCGACGCTCACGGCGCCTTCCTCACCGTCGCGCACCCCGAGTCTGGCGCGATAGCAACGCAACTGCACAAGAAAGGGGTAAAGGTTGACGCGCGCGGCGAGTACCTGCGCATCTGCCCGGACATCCTCAACTCCGATGCCCAGATCGAGCATGCTGCGCGTCTGATCGGCGCAGCGGTTAATGAGCATTGA
- a CDS encoding CopG family transcriptional regulator has translation MRTVLSVSLPEQLSEELDRASKRTGRNKSDIVKESLSLFLWDMKLRAIQKTLGPKAKKRGLVSEEDIFKAIS, from the coding sequence ATGAGAACCGTACTGTCGGTCAGTCTTCCTGAACAGCTATCAGAAGAGTTGGACAGGGCATCGAAGCGTACAGGCCGGAACAAGAGCGACATTGTGAAGGAATCGCTGAGTCTTTTTCTCTGGGATATGAAACTCAGGGCGATTCAGAAAACGCTCGGTCCAAAGGCAAAGAAGCGCGGCCTTGTCAGTGAGGAAGATATCTTCAAGGCAATCTCGTGA
- a CDS encoding pyruvate dehydrogenase translates to MGIQQPAPAELLNIYYYLKLTRGLEQRVIALYRQGKIVGGVYLGTGEEAIAVGSAAALQSDDVIAPTHRDLGANLVKGITPKEYMAQYLARQTGLTRGRDGNVHFGDITRGIIGFISPMADLLPVATGVALTFTLRHERRVVAALFGDGASSRGDFHEALNFAAVLKLPVVFICHNNQYAYSTPLSRQMAIEHVADRAKAYGMPGITVDGNDVLAVRDAVAKAAARARAGEGPSLVEGKTMRMRGHAEHDDASYVPPALLEEWRARDPIDRFAAYLRDRKVLDDASAKAIDDRITKEIEEAVLFAESSPLPDTKQLLEGIYAA, encoded by the coding sequence ATGGGGATTCAGCAGCCCGCACCAGCCGAGTTACTGAATATCTATTATTACCTCAAGCTCACTCGCGGTCTGGAGCAGCGGGTGATTGCGCTCTACCGGCAGGGCAAAATCGTCGGCGGCGTCTATCTCGGCACCGGCGAAGAGGCCATCGCAGTGGGGAGCGCCGCCGCACTTCAATCCGACGACGTCATCGCCCCTACCCACCGGGACCTCGGCGCCAACCTCGTGAAGGGGATCACGCCGAAGGAGTATATGGCCCAGTACCTGGCCAGGCAGACCGGGCTGACCCGTGGACGGGACGGTAATGTCCATTTCGGCGATATCACGCGGGGCATTATCGGGTTCATCAGCCCGATGGCCGACCTGCTGCCGGTGGCGACGGGCGTTGCGCTCACGTTCACACTTCGACACGAACGGCGAGTGGTCGCAGCCCTCTTCGGCGACGGCGCGTCCAGCCGCGGCGATTTCCATGAGGCGCTGAATTTCGCAGCGGTACTGAAACTGCCCGTCGTCTTCATCTGCCACAACAATCAATACGCCTACTCTACCCCGCTCTCTCGCCAGATGGCGATCGAGCATGTCGCCGATCGCGCCAAGGCCTATGGGATGCCGGGCATCACCGTGGACGGTAACGATGTGCTCGCCGTCCGCGACGCTGTCGCCAAGGCGGCCGCTCGCGCAAGAGCAGGCGAAGGCCCGTCCCTTGTAGAGGGTAAAACGATGCGGATGAGGGGCCATGCAGAGCATGACGACGCCTCGTATGTTCCGCCTGCCCTGCTCGAAGAATGGCGAGCGCGAGACCCTATCGATCGATTCGCAGCGTATCTGCGGGACCGGAAGGTCCTTGACGACGCATCCGCCAAGGCGATCGACGACCGCATCACGAAGGAGATCGAGGAGGCGGTCCTGTTCGCAGAATCGAGCCCCCTTCCGGATACAAAGCAACTCCTCGAGGGAATCTATGCCGCCTGA
- a CDS encoding PilT protein domain-containing protein, which produces MIAVFDTNVLIAAIITEGVCAKLLRRARTGELSLVSCPFIMTEVRRILARKFRLSHEEVAAAIHLISEATSHITNQEPEISGVCRDRDDDHVLACALAARAHYLVTGDTDLLSLGSFRQVRIVTPRDVEALFA; this is translated from the coding sequence GTGATTGCCGTCTTTGATACCAATGTCCTCATCGCGGCGATTATCACAGAAGGAGTCTGCGCCAAGTTGCTTCGTAGGGCGAGAACCGGTGAGTTGTCTCTCGTATCATGTCCCTTTATTATGACTGAGGTTCGACGCATCCTTGCACGAAAGTTCCGTCTCTCACACGAAGAGGTCGCTGCTGCAATACACCTGATCTCTGAGGCGACATCACACATCACTAACCAAGAGCCTGAGATCAGCGGGGTATGCCGGGACCGTGACGACGATCACGTATTGGCCTGCGCGCTGGCTGCAAGAGCCCATTATCTTGTTACAGGCGATACTGATTTACTGAGCCTTGGGAGCTTTCGACAAGTGCGGATCGTCACACCAAGAGACGTGGAGGCACTATTTGCGTAA
- a CDS encoding 2-oxoglutarate dehydrogenase complex E2 component: MLIDVVMPQMGESVAEGTVVTWLKKVGEHVAKDEPLVAISTDKVDVEIPSAAAGVLAKIVVHEGGTAPVGAVLAHIDEASHAGAVQPGRPVMTQEEGVKAAAPPAGWYSPAVLELAKEHGVDLTQVKGTGAEGRVTRKDLLDFIARRSQTPAAARRVSPESPTPPAEDRILPISPMRRAIAEHMVRSRRTAAHVTQIHEVDMTAIDRYRHAHHDAFFGETGVTLTFLPFVVKAAADGLRAYPLMNASYTREGIIVKQAVNIGIAVALDEGLIVPVLREADKKSFLTLAKQLADLAARSRDKRLSLEEVHDGTFTVNNFGALGTMIGTPIIVQPQAAILGLGKVVKRPVVIDDTIVIRSMAYLCLSYDHRLIDGAYASAFLNHVQATLQEFDFSIVR, from the coding sequence ATGCTCATTGACGTCGTTATGCCCCAGATGGGTGAGAGCGTCGCCGAGGGGACGGTCGTCACCTGGCTCAAAAAGGTCGGAGAACATGTGGCCAAGGACGAGCCGCTCGTCGCCATCTCCACGGATAAGGTGGACGTCGAGATCCCCTCCGCCGCTGCCGGGGTATTGGCCAAGATCGTCGTCCACGAGGGGGGTACGGCGCCGGTCGGAGCCGTACTGGCCCACATCGACGAGGCTTCTCACGCCGGCGCGGTCCAGCCAGGCAGGCCGGTGATGACGCAAGAGGAGGGCGTTAAGGCCGCGGCTCCGCCAGCGGGCTGGTATTCTCCCGCCGTACTCGAACTGGCAAAAGAGCACGGCGTAGACCTCACCCAAGTAAAGGGAACCGGCGCAGAGGGGCGCGTCACGAGGAAGGACCTGCTGGACTTCATCGCCCGGCGATCGCAGACCCCCGCCGCCGCGCGCCGAGTATCCCCCGAATCTCCTACCCCCCCTGCCGAAGACCGGATCCTCCCGATCAGCCCAATGCGGCGAGCCATCGCCGAACATATGGTCCGGAGCAGGCGAACCGCCGCTCACGTCACGCAGATCCATGAGGTCGACATGACGGCCATCGACCGATACCGGCACGCGCATCATGACGCCTTTTTCGGGGAGACCGGGGTCACGCTCACCTTTCTCCCCTTCGTGGTAAAAGCCGCCGCGGACGGCCTGCGGGCCTATCCGCTCATGAACGCCTCTTATACCCGTGAGGGGATCATCGTCAAGCAGGCGGTCAATATCGGGATCGCCGTCGCCTTGGATGAGGGTCTCATTGTCCCGGTGCTGCGGGAGGCCGACAAGAAGAGCTTCCTGACCCTGGCCAAGCAGTTGGCCGATCTGGCTGCGAGGTCGCGCGACAAGCGGCTCAGTCTGGAGGAGGTCCACGATGGAACCTTCACGGTGAACAACTTCGGCGCGTTAGGCACGATGATCGGGACACCGATCATCGTGCAGCCGCAGGCGGCTATCCTGGGCTTGGGCAAGGTGGTCAAGCGGCCGGTTGTCATCGACGATACCATTGTGATCCGTTCGATGGCCTACCTCTGCCTCTCCTATGATCACCGCCTCATCGACGGCGCCTACGCCAGCGCCTTCCTCAACCATGTGCAGGCCACGCTCCAGGAGTTTGATTTCTCCATCGTCCGATAA